A genomic segment from Stappia indica encodes:
- a CDS encoding ABC transporter permease: MSEAASIPRSPAPVAAAGAEGRENRRRWQMIWGAGLLAFVLLWQFGEPYAGWAFDIPRGWRIPMQRWISDAMRWLVEDASFGLFTFTDLTRFLAAMVEAPYRLVLGLLSTGILDGRGSAAVQLLPPLSWLAVTGVAMLMGHYAGGRRLALLVGGCFAFLAVFGQWASAMVTLASILIAVPVGVVGGLLLGLAAFRWRVFEKALRPVLDLMQTVPVFAYLVPILFLFGFGPTSAIVATIIYALPPMTRISLLALRAVPEEVHELGRMTGCSRRQMTWRILVPSARPGLMVGVNQVIMLSLNMVIIASMIGAGGLGFDVLAALRRLDIGAGIEAGLAIVALAIALDRLSQAFAGRRPEHGAEGAQRKGLLARHPYTVAGCLLVLVTALAGLVAAPVQAYPKALQLSTGSVGSDIVGWINVNFFDQIEAVKNALLLNVLVPVKRFLAGLPWLGVTGLLGLLGWRLGGWRLALLVTVLASLIALTGQWEKAMVTVYLCGISVVIACMIGIPVGILASTRERVWKGVELVIDTLQTLPSFVYLMPAVMLFRVGDFTAMIAVVAYAVAPAIRYTAHGLRQVNPQLVEAGLVAGATPWQLMTKIRLRLALPEILLGINQTIMLALSMLVITALVGTRDLGQEVYIALTKADTGRGLVAGLAVAFIAIIADRLIAAAAERSRQRLGLDDTAGGRS; this comes from the coding sequence ATGAGCGAGGCCGCCAGCATTCCGCGCTCGCCCGCGCCTGTCGCCGCCGCCGGAGCCGAAGGCCGCGAGAACCGCCGCCGCTGGCAGATGATCTGGGGCGCCGGTCTTCTCGCCTTCGTTCTGCTCTGGCAATTCGGCGAGCCCTATGCCGGCTGGGCTTTCGATATTCCGCGCGGCTGGCGCATCCCGATGCAGCGCTGGATCAGCGATGCGATGCGCTGGCTGGTCGAGGACGCGAGCTTTGGCCTCTTCACCTTCACCGATCTCACGCGCTTTCTCGCCGCCATGGTGGAGGCACCCTATCGCCTGGTTCTCGGGCTGCTGTCGACCGGCATTCTCGACGGACGCGGCAGCGCCGCGGTGCAGTTGCTGCCGCCGCTGTCGTGGCTGGCGGTCACCGGCGTTGCGATGCTGATGGGCCACTATGCCGGCGGGCGCCGTCTCGCGCTGCTGGTCGGCGGCTGCTTTGCCTTCCTTGCCGTCTTCGGCCAGTGGGCCAGCGCGATGGTCACGCTCGCCTCGATCCTGATCGCCGTGCCGGTCGGGGTCGTCGGCGGGCTGCTGCTGGGCCTTGCCGCCTTCCGCTGGCGGGTGTTCGAGAAGGCGTTGAGGCCGGTGCTCGACCTGATGCAGACCGTGCCGGTCTTCGCCTATCTGGTGCCGATCCTGTTCCTGTTCGGATTCGGCCCGACTTCGGCGATCGTCGCGACGATCATCTATGCGCTGCCGCCGATGACCCGGATCAGCCTGCTGGCCCTGCGTGCCGTGCCGGAAGAGGTGCATGAGCTCGGCCGGATGACCGGCTGCTCGCGGCGGCAGATGACCTGGCGCATCCTGGTGCCGAGTGCGCGGCCGGGGCTGATGGTCGGCGTCAACCAGGTGATCATGCTGTCGCTCAACATGGTGATCATCGCCTCGATGATCGGTGCGGGCGGGCTCGGCTTCGATGTGCTGGCCGCCTTGAGGCGGCTCGACATCGGCGCCGGCATCGAGGCAGGGCTTGCCATCGTCGCGCTTGCCATTGCGCTCGACAGGCTGAGCCAGGCCTTTGCCGGCCGCCGTCCGGAGCACGGGGCGGAGGGTGCACAGCGCAAGGGGCTGCTCGCGCGTCATCCCTATACGGTTGCCGGCTGCCTGCTCGTCCTGGTCACGGCGCTTGCCGGCCTCGTCGCCGCGCCCGTGCAGGCCTACCCGAAGGCCTTGCAGCTTTCCACCGGATCGGTCGGCAGCGACATCGTCGGCTGGATCAACGTCAATTTCTTCGACCAGATCGAGGCGGTGAAGAACGCCCTGCTGCTTAACGTGCTGGTGCCGGTGAAGCGGTTCCTCGCCGGTCTGCCGTGGCTCGGCGTCACCGGGCTGCTTGGCCTGCTCGGTTGGCGGCTCGGCGGCTGGCGGCTGGCGCTTCTGGTCACCGTGCTCGCCTCGCTGATCGCCCTCACCGGCCAGTGGGAAAAGGCGATGGTGACCGTTTATCTGTGCGGCATCTCGGTCGTCATCGCCTGCATGATCGGCATTCCCGTCGGCATTCTCGCTTCCACGCGCGAGCGGGTGTGGAAGGGCGTCGAACTGGTCATCGACACGCTGCAGACGCTGCCCTCCTTCGTCTACCTGATGCCGGCGGTGATGCTGTTCCGCGTCGGCGACTTCACGGCCATGATCGCCGTCGTCGCCTATGCGGTCGCGCCGGCCATCCGCTACACCGCGCACGGGCTGCGCCAGGTGAACCCGCAGCTGGTCGAGGCGGGGCTCGTCGCGGGGGCGACCCCGTGGCAGCTGATGACCAAGATCCGCCTGCGGCTCGCCCTGCCGGAGATCCTGCTCGGCATCAACCAGACCATCATGCTGGCTCTGTCGATGCTGGTGATCACCGCCCTTGTCGGCACGCGGGACCTGGGCCAGGAGGTCTATATCGCGCTCACCAAGGCCGATACCGGACGCGGCCTCGTCGCCGGTCTTGCCGTCGCCTTCATCGCCATCATCGCCGACAGGCTGATCGCCGCTGCCGCGGAGCGCAGCCGGCAGCGCCTCGGTCTCGACGACACCGCAGGAGGACGCTCATGA
- a CDS encoding quaternary amine ABC transporter ATP-binding protein produces the protein MQQGERPAAAAPATKLECRSVWKLFGAGAEHYSIDSAEAADSSRLARAGLVGAVRDVNLGVREGEIFVIMGLSGSGKSTLVRCLSRLVEPTHGEILFNGENLLAASPKRMIEIRRHHMGMVFQHFALLPHLTVLGNVAFPLEVQGVGRAEREARARQMISLVGLEGREGFFPRELSGGQQQRVGIARSLAVEPELWFLDEPFSALDPLIRREMQDEFIRLQSVLRKTIVFITHDFDEAIRLADRIAIMKDGAVVQIGTPEDLVLRPANDYVAEFTRGVARAKVIRAGSLMETGSAPAGAPAVDEGAPIADAASFFAGRLQEIGVRARDGRVLGRLTRDAVVTVMMQG, from the coding sequence ATGCAGCAGGGCGAGAGGCCCGCAGCCGCAGCGCCTGCGACGAAGCTCGAATGCCGCTCGGTCTGGAAGCTGTTCGGCGCCGGCGCCGAACACTACTCCATCGACAGCGCGGAGGCCGCCGACAGCAGCCGCCTTGCGCGGGCCGGACTGGTCGGCGCGGTGCGCGACGTCAATCTCGGCGTGCGCGAGGGCGAGATCTTCGTGATCATGGGGCTGTCCGGTTCCGGCAAGTCGACGCTGGTGCGCTGCCTGTCGCGGCTGGTCGAGCCGACCCATGGCGAGATCCTGTTCAACGGCGAGAACCTGCTTGCCGCGAGCCCGAAGCGGATGATCGAGATCCGCCGCCACCACATGGGCATGGTGTTCCAGCATTTCGCGCTGCTGCCGCATCTCACCGTGCTCGGCAATGTCGCCTTCCCGCTCGAGGTGCAGGGCGTGGGGCGGGCGGAGCGCGAGGCGCGTGCCCGGCAGATGATTTCGCTGGTGGGACTGGAAGGGCGCGAGGGCTTCTTCCCGCGCGAGCTGTCCGGCGGCCAGCAGCAGCGGGTGGGCATTGCCCGCTCGCTCGCAGTGGAGCCGGAGCTGTGGTTCCTCGACGAGCCGTTCTCGGCGCTCGATCCCCTGATCCGCCGCGAGATGCAGGACGAGTTCATCCGACTGCAGTCGGTGCTGCGCAAGACCATCGTCTTCATCACCCATGATTTCGACGAGGCGATCCGCCTGGCCGATCGCATCGCCATCATGAAGGACGGCGCGGTGGTGCAGATCGGCACGCCGGAAGACCTGGTCCTTCGACCGGCGAACGACTACGTCGCCGAGTTCACCCGCGGCGTTGCCCGCGCCAAGGTGATCCGCGCGGGAAGCCTGATGGAGACGGGGAGCGCTCCGGCAGGTGCCCCGGCAGTGGACGAGGGCGCGCCCATTGCCGATGCGGCCTCGTTCTTTGCCGGCCGCCTGCAGGAAATCGGCGTGCGCGCGCGCGACGGGCGGGTGCTCGGGCGCCTCACCCGCGATGCGGTCGTCACCGTGATGATGCAGGGCTGA